The stretch of DNA ATCACAGATCGACGAGGCGAACCTGCAGGTCGGCAACGGTCTGCCAGTAGTCGACGAGTGCGGGCGCCAGATCGTCGGGGCCGGCGATCACCACGACGTCACCGGGTCCCGGAGCGTAGCCGGGCGCGGTCCGCATGTGGTCGATCGCCTCCGCGGGGGTGCCGACGAAGGCCGCCTCGTCGCCCCACGAGCCCTCCATCACCGCGCCCTGGTGCAGCGCGCGGACGATGCGGGTCTGACCCACGGCGATGATCTTGTCGACGGCCACCCGCACGGCCTGCCTGCCGAGTGAATCGTGTTCCACGGCACGGGCGTTGTCGTCGAGGCCGTCCCGATCGGCGAGTTCGCCGAAGACCGCCCAGGTGCGCCGCGACGATTCGCCGCCGGCGCCGCGGTGCATGCTGCCGGCTCCGGCGTCGGCGGCCACCGCCACCATCTCGCGCAGCAGCTTCTTGACGTCGGCGACGTCGGCCCCCGGCGCGGCGATCAGTACGTGCAACGGTTCAGCGGTCACCGTCGGTCCTCTCCTCCACTGCGTGCGCGAGCACGTCTTCGACTGCCTGCATCAGCACCAGCCGGTCGTCGAACGGGTGCTTGACGCCGTCGATCTCCTGTCCGGTCTCATGCCCCTTGCCCGCGACGAGCACGACATCGCCCGGTCGCGCCCAGTCGACGGCCGCGGTGATCGCGGCGCGGCGGTCGCCGACCTCTCGGACGTCCACGGCCCGCAGCTCGTCGCCGCTCACCGCGCGGGCGCCGGCGAGCACCGCGGCGCGGATGGCCGCGGGCTCCTCGCTGCGCGGGTTGTCGTCGGTGACGATCACGAGGTCGGCCCCGCGCGCGGCGGCCGCACCCATCAGCGGACGCTTCTCGGTATCGCGGTCGCCGCCCGCGCCGAGTACGACACCGATCCGGCCCGCGGTCTGTGCGCCGAGAGTGGCCAGCACCGCCTCGACGGCGGCGGGCTTGTGCGCGTAGTCGACGACGGCGAGGAACTCCTGACCGCGGTCGATCTTCTCCACTCGGCCGGGAACGGCGACGTCGGCGATTCCGGCGGTCGCCGCGGCTTGGTCGACGCCGAGCTGCTGGACCGCCGCGACGGCGACGAGTGCGTTCGCGACGTTGTAGGCGCCGGGCATCGGCACCACGATGTCCTGCTCGACCCCGTCCGGTCCGGTGGCGCGCACGTCCTGGCTCCCGCGGGCCGTCGCCGTCGCCGACACCACCCGCCAGTCCCCGGCTCCGCGCGCCCCGGTGGACACCGTGACGACGGGACGCCCGCCGGATGCGGCGATCGCCGCCATCCGCTCGCCCCACTCGTCGTCGATGCAGATCACCGCGCGCGCGGCCGCGACGGTGGAGTCAGCGGCGAACAGCCGCGCCTTCGCGGCGAAGTAGTCGTCCATCGTCTTGTGATAGTCGAGGTGGTCCTGCGACAGGTTCGTGAACGCACCGACCGCGAACCGGCAGCCGTCCACGCGCCCCAGGTCCAGGGCGTGGCTGGACACCTCCATCACGACGGCGTCGGCGCCCCGCTCGCGCATCACCGCCAGGAGACGCTGCAGGTCGGGGGCCTCCGGCGTGGTGAGCTCACTGGGGATCGGCCGACCGTCCAGTCGCGAGCCGGTGGTGCCGACGAGGCCGACGCTGCGGCCGGTGGCGCGCAGCGCGGCCTCGACGAGATACGAGGTGGTCGTCTTGCCCGAGGTCCCGGTGATCCCGACCAGCTCGAGCGTCGCCGTCGGATCGCCGTACACCCGCGCCGACACACCGCCGAGGATCGCGCGCGGATCCTCGTGCACCAGTACCGGCAGATCCGCGCCGACGGCGGAGGCCCGGACCAGCGCGAGGCCCGCGTTATCGGTCAGGACGGCGACGGCGCCCGCCGCGACCGCCTGGTCGACGAACTCGGCCCCGTGGCGGCGACCGCCCGCCATCGCGGCGAACAGGTCACCGGGCAGGCAGTTCTGCGCTCGCAGCGTGATGCCGGTGACGTCGACCGTCCCGCGGGGCGCGTCGATCCGCGCCCCCGTCAGTCGCGCCAGCTCGACGGTCGCGACCGGTTCGGTCGTCGGACGCGGCTGGACGTTCGCCGAGTCGTGTCCTGTGCTCACTTGTGTGCCCCTCTCCTGCGGCGGCGCCGGTGCCGCCT from Gordonia humi encodes:
- a CDS encoding UDP-N-acetylmuramoyl-tripeptide--D-alanyl-D-alanine ligase, with protein sequence MTAEPLHVLIAAPGADVADVKKLLREMVAVAADAGAGSMHRGAGGESSRRTWAVFGELADRDGLDDNARAVEHDSLGRQAVRVAVDKIIAVGQTRIVRALHQGAVMEGSWGDEAAFVGTPAEAIDHMRTAPGYAPGPGDVVVIAGPDDLAPALVDYWQTVADLQVRLVDL
- a CDS encoding UDP-N-acetylmuramoyl-L-alanyl-D-glutamate--2,6-diaminopimelate ligase, with translation MSTGHDSANVQPRPTTEPVATVELARLTGARIDAPRGTVDVTGITLRAQNCLPGDLFAAMAGGRRHGAEFVDQAVAAGAVAVLTDNAGLALVRASAVGADLPVLVHEDPRAILGGVSARVYGDPTATLELVGITGTSGKTTTSYLVEAALRATGRSVGLVGTTGSRLDGRPIPSELTTPEAPDLQRLLAVMRERGADAVVMEVSSHALDLGRVDGCRFAVGAFTNLSQDHLDYHKTMDDYFAAKARLFAADSTVAAARAVICIDDEWGERMAAIAASGGRPVVTVSTGARGAGDWRVVSATATARGSQDVRATGPDGVEQDIVVPMPGAYNVANALVAVAAVQQLGVDQAAATAGIADVAVPGRVEKIDRGQEFLAVVDYAHKPAAVEAVLATLGAQTAGRIGVVLGAGGDRDTEKRPLMGAAAARGADLVIVTDDNPRSEEPAAIRAAVLAGARAVSGDELRAVDVREVGDRRAAITAAVDWARPGDVVLVAGKGHETGQEIDGVKHPFDDRLVLMQAVEDVLAHAVEERTDGDR